A stretch of the Vibrio gazogenes genome encodes the following:
- a CDS encoding microcin C ABC transporter permease YejB, protein MAAYIFRRLLLVIPTLWAIITINFFIIQIAPGGPVEQAIAQMQGLGSGVMDRLTGGHHDVSLSDEKTEHSGYKGSRGLDPEVVAEIRRQFGFDKPLLERYVEMLKNYATFNFGQSLFKGGDVITLIKERLPVSISLGLWSTLIIYLISIPLGIMKAIRHGSRFDLWSSAMIIIGYAIPGFLFAILLIIVFASGNYFDWFPLRGLVSDNFEQLTWYQQIGDYFWHLTLPILAMVIGGFATLTMLTKNSFLDEINKQYVVTARAKGLDERSILYQHVFRNAMLIIIAGFPSAFISIFFTGSMLIEVMFSLNGIGLLGFESTIQRDYPVVFSSLYIMTLLGLVLGIISDLTYTWVDPRIDFEAR, encoded by the coding sequence ATGGCTGCATATATATTCCGTCGGTTGTTATTAGTGATCCCGACATTGTGGGCAATTATCACGATTAATTTTTTTATTATCCAAATTGCACCTGGTGGGCCTGTGGAGCAGGCGATTGCGCAAATGCAAGGGCTCGGTTCCGGGGTGATGGACCGGCTCACCGGTGGTCATCATGATGTTTCCCTTTCAGACGAAAAAACCGAGCATTCAGGATACAAAGGCTCAAGAGGGCTCGATCCCGAAGTCGTTGCTGAGATTAGACGGCAGTTCGGTTTTGATAAGCCGTTGTTGGAACGGTATGTTGAGATGTTAAAAAACTATGCCACATTCAACTTTGGCCAAAGCCTGTTCAAGGGTGGGGATGTCATTACACTGATCAAGGAGCGATTACCGGTTTCTATCTCGTTGGGCCTGTGGAGCACCTTAATTATCTACCTTATTTCGATCCCGCTTGGGATTATGAAAGCGATCCGCCATGGTTCGCGCTTCGATCTTTGGTCCAGTGCCATGATTATCATCGGTTATGCGATCCCCGGTTTTCTGTTTGCGATTCTGTTGATTATCGTTTTTGCCAGTGGCAACTATTTCGACTGGTTTCCACTGCGGGGGTTAGTCTCAGACAATTTTGAACAACTGACGTGGTATCAGCAAATTGGTGATTACTTTTGGCATTTGACCTTGCCGATTCTGGCGATGGTGATCGGTGGATTTGCGACATTGACCATGCTGACGAAAAATTCATTTCTTGATGAGATTAATAAACAGTATGTGGTCACGGCTCGGGCAAAAGGGTTGGATGAACGCAGTATTCTGTATCAGCATGTGTTTCGGAATGCGATGTTAATTATTATTGCGGGTTTTCCCAGTGCGTTTATCAGTATTTTCTTCACCGGCTCCATGTTGATTGAAGTGATGTTCTCACTCAACGGTATTGGCTTGCTGGGATTTGAATCGACAATCCAGCGGGATTATCCGGTGGTATTCAGTTCTCTTTATATTATGACTTTGTTGGGGTTAGTGTTGGGTATCATTTCAGACTTGACGTATACCTGGGTTGACCCGCGTATTGATTTTGAGGCCCGTTGA
- a CDS encoding extracellular solute-binding protein, with amino-acid sequence MGKVRLALLSCGLMIFSMASFGKVIETTRLVGYGQAKYPENFKHFDYVNPHAPKYGKVIYGQIGTFDNFNRYASRGVPAVASGELYDSLMFSPSDEIDTYYPLIATKIRYSDDYLWLEADLNPKARFHDGQPITAHDVAFSFNKLNTEGVPQFRVYYKDVKVVKALNDRTVRFEMSQPNREKLFSIAETLPILPAHFWKDKNFAEPLATPPVGSGAYKIIDYKMGQSITYGLVDDYWARDLPVNVGRNNFKVVQYDYYRDDTVMLEAFKSGEFDFRQETSAKQWVTAYKGVNFDNGHIIKEEIPHQKPAPAKGFVFNTTRPVFQDRRVREALTYALDFQWMNQHMFYNQYTRTRSYFQNTEFEAKGLPSEAELAILNPLKGQIPPRVFTQAYQPPVTDGSGQIRAQMRQAFRLLKAAGWQIKDGIMTNMKSGQPFTFELLIYNPNDERIAIPLQKNLKRMGMTMNIRTVDTTQYTKRLRDRDFDMISRGYSANAYPSSDLMIVWNSGFINSTYNQAGVSDPAVDQLTEEIAANQHDAQKLVALGRAFDRVLQWNFYMIPQWYVSTYHVAMWDKFERPKVMPKYSLGVDSWWVSAAKEQALASDKSH; translated from the coding sequence ATGGGTAAAGTAAGACTGGCTTTATTGAGTTGTGGCTTGATGATATTCAGTATGGCCAGTTTTGGCAAAGTTATTGAAACGACCCGTTTGGTTGGGTATGGTCAGGCGAAATATCCTGAGAATTTCAAGCACTTCGATTATGTTAATCCGCACGCCCCGAAATATGGCAAAGTCATTTATGGTCAAATCGGGACGTTCGATAATTTTAATCGCTACGCTTCACGGGGTGTCCCGGCGGTTGCCAGTGGAGAGCTATACGATAGCTTAATGTTTTCTCCCAGTGATGAAATCGATACCTACTACCCGTTAATTGCGACCAAGATTCGTTATTCGGATGATTACCTTTGGCTTGAAGCCGACTTAAATCCGAAGGCCCGGTTTCATGATGGGCAGCCGATTACAGCCCATGATGTCGCATTTAGTTTTAACAAACTGAACACCGAAGGTGTGCCTCAATTCCGCGTTTATTATAAAGATGTCAAAGTAGTAAAAGCACTCAATGATCGGACCGTTCGGTTTGAAATGTCACAACCGAATCGGGAGAAACTGTTCAGCATTGCTGAAACGCTTCCGATTTTACCCGCACATTTTTGGAAAGATAAGAACTTTGCCGAGCCGCTGGCGACGCCACCGGTCGGTAGTGGTGCCTATAAAATCATCGATTATAAAATGGGGCAAAGTATTACTTACGGTTTGGTTGATGATTATTGGGCGCGTGACTTACCGGTAAATGTCGGACGGAATAACTTTAAGGTGGTTCAGTATGATTACTATCGGGATGATACGGTCATGTTGGAGGCGTTCAAATCAGGTGAATTTGATTTTCGCCAGGAAACCAGTGCCAAACAGTGGGTAACCGCATATAAAGGCGTGAATTTCGACAATGGTCATATTATCAAAGAAGAAATTCCGCATCAGAAACCGGCACCGGCAAAAGGGTTTGTTTTCAATACTACACGGCCCGTATTTCAGGACCGACGCGTCAGAGAAGCGTTGACGTATGCACTGGATTTTCAGTGGATGAATCAACATATGTTCTATAACCAATATACGCGGACAAGAAGCTATTTCCAGAATACAGAGTTTGAAGCGAAAGGGCTGCCATCTGAAGCTGAGCTGGCGATTCTGAATCCATTGAAAGGTCAGATCCCGCCCCGGGTTTTTACCCAAGCATATCAACCACCTGTAACGGATGGTTCCGGACAGATTCGGGCTCAGATGCGTCAAGCTTTCCGGTTGCTTAAAGCGGCTGGATGGCAGATCAAAGATGGCATCATGACCAATATGAAAAGTGGTCAGCCATTTACATTTGAATTGCTAATTTATAATCCGAACGATGAACGTATTGCGATCCCGTTGCAGAAAAATTTAAAGCGGATGGGTATGACAATGAACATCCGTACCGTGGACACAACGCAATACACCAAACGTCTCCGTGACAGAGACTTCGATATGATTTCAAGAGGATATAGTGCGAACGCTTATCCGTCGTCGGATTTGATGATCGTCTGGAACTCCGGCTTCATCAACTCAACATACAATCAGGCGGGTGTTTCCGATCCGGCCGTCGATCAACTCACGGAAGAGATTGCCGCGAATCAGCATGATGCACAAAAGCTGGTCGCATTAGGGCGTGCATTTGATCGGGTATTGCAGTGGAATTTTTACATGATTCCCCAATGGTATGTCAGCACCTATCATGTTGCGATGTGGGATAAGTTTGAACGTCCGAAAGTGATGCCAAAATACTCGCTTGGTGTAGATAGCTGGTGGGTTTCAGCAGCGAAGGAACAAGCGTTGGCAAGCGATAAAAGCCATTAG
- a CDS encoding NUDIX hydrolase: MKHLATSVDPEVQAQKDFQTQVRLASRAIVLNKQNEILALYTDRFDDYSLPGGGLRDGEDPIVGMVRELQEETGAYNVHNIQPLGIYEEFRPKGTEAGQVEHVVSYCYACKVADQLKEPTPENYEIQNGSRPVWLDIHQAIAHNEQALMDPSHHGENLERETFLLRLAAKELLI, translated from the coding sequence ATGAAACATCTGGCCACATCAGTCGATCCTGAGGTGCAAGCCCAGAAGGATTTTCAGACACAAGTTCGTTTGGCTAGCCGAGCGATTGTGCTGAACAAGCAGAACGAAATTTTAGCGCTGTATACCGACCGTTTTGATGATTACAGTCTACCGGGAGGGGGGTTAAGAGACGGTGAAGATCCGATTGTTGGCATGGTTCGAGAGCTACAAGAAGAAACTGGTGCCTACAATGTACACAATATCCAACCTTTAGGCATTTATGAAGAGTTTCGCCCGAAAGGTACTGAAGCTGGACAGGTTGAGCATGTCGTTTCTTATTGTTATGCCTGTAAAGTTGCTGATCAACTCAAAGAACCAACACCGGAAAATTATGAGATCCAGAACGGAAGTCGTCCAGTTTGGCTCGATATTCATCAGGCAATTGCTCATAATGAGCAGGCGTTGATGGATCCGTCCCATCATGGGGAGAATTTGGAGCGGGAAACATTTCTACTCCGGTTGGCTGCAAAAGAATTATTGATTTAG
- a CDS encoding GntR family transcriptional regulator: MQYIKIKETIAEQIEQGMLAAGQKLPSERQLAETFATTRVTLREALSLLETEGLIYREDRRGWFIAPPRIDFPLSMAEDFLVLAENQGRQASLSVIRAKNTLANKQVSGWLQLGPFAEVYAVEMLRYLEKRPVCLVRYWVHAEKHAAQDCDVAQELFAWLRQRESLHDIHVNDSVTVGCLSGETAVMLHAAPGTPAIVIERKVYRGKHPVAAEITIWRHDTLTVTSNAAHLSQ; the protein is encoded by the coding sequence GTGCAATACATTAAAATTAAAGAAACCATTGCCGAACAAATAGAGCAGGGCATGTTGGCCGCTGGGCAGAAATTGCCTTCAGAGCGGCAACTGGCTGAAACATTTGCCACAACCCGGGTAACGTTGCGTGAAGCTTTGTCGTTGCTGGAGACCGAAGGATTGATTTATCGGGAAGATCGGCGGGGCTGGTTTATTGCGCCACCGCGGATCGACTTCCCTCTATCAATGGCTGAAGATTTTCTGGTTTTGGCAGAAAATCAGGGACGGCAAGCGAGCCTGTCGGTCATTCGTGCAAAAAATACGCTGGCGAATAAACAGGTGAGTGGCTGGCTCCAATTAGGGCCGTTTGCTGAAGTATATGCCGTCGAAATGTTGCGTTATCTGGAGAAGCGGCCGGTTTGTCTGGTTCGTTACTGGGTTCATGCTGAGAAACATGCAGCACAGGATTGCGATGTTGCGCAAGAGTTATTTGCATGGCTTCGGCAACGAGAATCACTGCATGATATTCATGTGAATGACAGCGTCACTGTTGGCTGCCTGAGCGGCGAAACAGCGGTGATGCTTCATGCTGCTCCGGGGACTCCGGCGATTGTGATTGAAAGAAAAGTGTATCGTGGTAAGCATCCTGTTGCTGCTGAGATTACCATATGGCGACATGATACTTTAACCGTGACTTCAAATGCTGCGCATTTGTCCCAATGA
- the yjjG gene encoding pyrimidine 5'-nucleotidase: MKFDWILFDADETLFHFDAFTGLKNMFSSFGVDFTTEDFNQYQAQNQQLWRDYQDGKIDAATLKHQRFTTWAARLGQTTEALNLRFFQAMAEISTLLPGAGALLEQLRGQVQLGIITNGFIDLQYHRLEKHGLTDSFAQVTVSELVGVAKPDPAIFAYTHQQIGYPDKSRVLMVGDNPVADILGGHQYGFTTCWLNTAQQSIPDHVVCHYEIQSLTELSAVIFA, encoded by the coding sequence ATGAAGTTTGACTGGATCTTATTCGACGCGGATGAAACTTTATTTCATTTTGATGCGTTTACCGGGCTGAAGAACATGTTTTCCAGTTTTGGTGTGGATTTCACTACTGAAGATTTCAACCAATATCAAGCACAAAATCAGCAGTTATGGCGCGATTATCAAGATGGAAAAATTGATGCGGCAACACTGAAACATCAGCGTTTTACGACGTGGGCTGCACGGCTTGGTCAGACGACCGAAGCATTGAACCTCCGTTTTTTTCAGGCAATGGCGGAGATCTCGACATTACTGCCCGGAGCCGGAGCTTTACTGGAACAGCTACGCGGGCAGGTTCAGCTCGGGATTATCACCAATGGTTTTATCGATTTACAGTACCACCGTCTGGAAAAGCACGGCCTGACGGATTCTTTTGCTCAAGTGACAGTTTCTGAACTGGTCGGTGTCGCCAAGCCGGATCCGGCAATTTTTGCCTATACACATCAACAGATCGGTTATCCTGACAAAAGTCGAGTGCTGATGGTCGGTGACAATCCAGTGGCTGATATATTGGGTGGTCACCAATATGGGTTTACCACTTGCTGGTTGAATACCGCTCAGCAATCGATTCCCGACCATGTTGTTTGTCACTATGAAATTCAATCTTTAACCGAATTATCAGCGGTGATTTTTGCCTGA
- a CDS encoding LysR family transcriptional regulator, giving the protein MISPKFSSLPIFVAVVESGSFSAAANQLNITKSAVSKRLTQLEEMLGVRLFHRTTRKIHLTEAGERLYFYASQSLSYAKQGLDSVLELQGEPQGKLKIATPMSFGVRHIAPYVSEFMKQYPKLEIEIELEDQMVDLLQGGFDLAIRIGRLPMSNMIAKRLTDCQSVLCASPEYVARSGFPEHPADLHHHNCLIYSYFRGGQAWTFHQRDKEYKVVPKGNLVMNNSEGIRRAALDGLGIAQLPTFMIGKDLTAGLLVPVMSRYQLPNHAVYAVYPDRQYLPHKVRLFIDFIQSRFGIDTPYWDQALKQIEPTVSAQ; this is encoded by the coding sequence ATGATCAGCCCTAAATTTTCTTCCTTACCGATTTTCGTTGCAGTGGTCGAATCGGGCAGCTTTTCCGCAGCAGCAAATCAGCTCAACATAACGAAATCAGCGGTCAGTAAACGTCTGACTCAGCTCGAAGAGATGCTTGGTGTACGGTTATTTCATCGTACCACACGAAAAATTCATCTGACCGAAGCGGGAGAAAGACTTTATTTTTATGCTTCTCAGTCCCTGTCTTATGCAAAACAAGGGCTGGATTCGGTGTTAGAACTTCAGGGGGAACCTCAAGGGAAACTGAAGATTGCGACCCCGATGTCGTTTGGCGTCCGGCATATTGCCCCTTATGTCAGTGAATTTATGAAGCAGTATCCGAAACTCGAGATCGAGATCGAGCTTGAAGATCAAATGGTTGATCTGCTCCAAGGCGGATTCGACCTCGCGATCAGAATCGGCCGTTTACCCATGTCGAATATGATTGCCAAACGCCTTACCGACTGTCAATCCGTGCTGTGTGCATCTCCTGAGTATGTTGCTCGGTCCGGATTTCCGGAACACCCTGCGGATCTGCATCATCATAACTGTCTGATCTATTCATACTTTCGTGGCGGACAAGCCTGGACATTCCACCAGCGAGACAAAGAATATAAAGTCGTTCCTAAAGGGAATCTGGTTATGAATAACAGTGAAGGCATTCGCCGGGCAGCTTTGGACGGTTTGGGTATTGCCCAACTTCCGACATTTATGATCGGTAAAGATTTAACCGCAGGGCTTCTGGTCCCCGTCATGTCTCGCTATCAGTTACCGAATCATGCCGTTTATGCGGTCTATCCAGACAGACAATATCTGCCGCATAAAGTACGCCTTTTTATTGACTTCATTCAATCACGATTCGGCATCGATACACCATATTGGGATCAAGCGCTGAAACAGATTGAACCGACAGTCTCAGCACAGTAA
- the elbB gene encoding isoprenoid biosynthesis glyoxalase ElbB has protein sequence MKKIAVILSGCGVFDGAEIHESVLALLAIERQGASWHCFAPDIEQHHVINHKTGDVTEEKRNVLTESARIARGQITDLSTINPTDYDALLLPGGFGAAKNLTDFAINGAECSINTHVASACRAFAQSGKPAGYLCIAPAIIPMIYEAGVRGTIGHDPNTAAAFQALGGEHIDCPVDDIVYDERYNVLSTPAYMLAGSISEAASGIDKLVKKLVELA, from the coding sequence ATGAAAAAGATAGCTGTCATTTTAAGCGGTTGCGGTGTCTTCGATGGAGCGGAGATCCACGAGAGTGTTCTGGCACTGCTTGCTATCGAACGTCAAGGTGCTAGCTGGCATTGTTTTGCTCCCGATATTGAGCAACACCACGTTATCAACCACAAAACCGGTGATGTGACCGAAGAGAAAAGAAATGTACTGACAGAGTCTGCCCGCATCGCTCGGGGCCAGATTACCGACCTGTCGACCATCAATCCCACCGACTATGATGCACTGCTGTTACCGGGTGGATTCGGTGCTGCGAAAAATCTGACAGACTTTGCGATCAATGGCGCAGAATGCAGTATCAACACTCACGTCGCTTCTGCATGTCGTGCGTTCGCCCAGTCAGGAAAACCTGCCGGTTATTTGTGCATTGCCCCAGCGATTATCCCCATGATTTACGAAGCAGGCGTTCGTGGCACAATCGGTCATGATCCCAATACAGCCGCAGCGTTTCAGGCACTCGGTGGCGAACACATCGATTGTCCGGTGGACGATATTGTTTATGACGAGCGCTACAACGTATTATCTACACCAGCCTATATGTTGGCTGGCAGTATTTCAGAAGCCGCCTCAGGCATCGATAAACTGGTCAAGAAACTCGTCGAGCTGGCTTAA
- a CDS encoding pectinesterase family protein — protein MNHLTTTGLGLTSLLCLSSAIAAPLYDSKVALDGSADFTSIQKAINSAPDDGRPYVIYVTNGIYHEKLNVSRPNVVLIGENRDQTVITATTANGTLDENGKKYGTSGSRTVYINAANFTARSLTIENGFDFPANQAKSDDDPTKLRGTQAVALLVSTKADRSQFKDVRLVSYQDTVYLRAPHTYVDNSVITGTVDFIFGEGTALFENSQLIARYRDDVAPGNIQGYLTAPSTNINTPFGLVFKDCQLSKEEAVPAASYGLGRPWHPTRTFEDGRYADPNAIGHTAFINCDVDDHIFGWDKMSGKDINGNVIWFYPEDSRFWEYQNTGAGTADASNTARRQLSDTDAAQYTRSHILSGWQPDVSLGSESVLKGQVIHARMRFPANVRLKGSSGQTVTTLTDSAGYYQVSIAGMTPPILVAVDDQSGSSCLHREAYQSVCASALVSDITNNGTTIGNVNPFSDLIVSELAAHEGINGPALLNDMDKLPVFSAAVLQQAQQNFRTAFQSVADAYGIDAQQAWDPVSYADIYEPVIRKLASQVIHNRGYDTSTGLTAKTALTDLSFHSILAAKTVAGYRVTGEQLDDTQQQIQSAKRRIFLVGDSTVSNYDDEVFPRMGWGQAFAEMVSNGHQLQVVNAARSGRSSKDFINARWLSQIESLVQPHDFLLIQFGHNDEKCNGAKAGRGSVDVANLCTYPNDAWGNPQYPFSAWNNSFQHSLERYLNFARRHHMHPVLITPVPRAKSIYGGNGTPIKSNQHVTTQNAENGYQYVGNYTQTIEETAQINHVPLIDLQTLVIDMANQTTGDAWKSIWLAVDPAQYPYYANRTGSLAKPDTTHFQQQGAQRIAQLVIEAIHQNPSLHHLAQQLPSPAYDRF, from the coding sequence ATGAATCACCTGACAACGACAGGTTTGGGACTCACATCCCTCCTTTGTCTTTCTTCTGCCATCGCAGCCCCACTCTATGACAGTAAGGTTGCATTAGATGGTTCTGCGGACTTTACTTCCATTCAAAAGGCCATTAACAGTGCGCCTGATGATGGAAGACCGTATGTCATCTATGTCACCAATGGCATTTATCACGAAAAACTCAATGTCTCTCGACCCAATGTCGTACTCATCGGTGAAAATCGTGATCAAACTGTCATTACCGCGACAACGGCCAATGGCACATTGGATGAGAATGGCAAAAAGTATGGTACATCTGGCAGTCGTACCGTATATATCAACGCTGCCAATTTCACGGCTCGTTCTCTAACCATCGAAAACGGATTTGATTTTCCGGCCAATCAGGCTAAAAGTGATGATGACCCGACCAAGCTCCGTGGAACACAAGCCGTTGCGCTACTGGTCTCCACCAAAGCGGATCGCTCGCAGTTTAAAGATGTCCGGCTGGTGAGTTATCAGGATACGGTCTATCTGCGTGCGCCACACACCTATGTTGATAACTCCGTGATCACCGGAACGGTCGATTTTATCTTCGGTGAAGGCACAGCTCTTTTCGAAAATAGTCAATTGATCGCTCGATATCGTGATGATGTGGCACCGGGCAATATCCAAGGTTATCTGACCGCCCCCAGCACAAATATCAACACGCCTTTCGGCCTCGTATTTAAAGATTGTCAGCTATCAAAAGAAGAAGCGGTTCCGGCTGCAAGTTATGGCCTGGGACGCCCTTGGCATCCGACCCGAACATTCGAGGATGGCCGCTATGCCGATCCGAATGCAATCGGCCACACTGCTTTCATCAACTGTGATGTAGACGATCATATTTTCGGCTGGGATAAAATGAGCGGTAAAGACATCAACGGTAATGTGATTTGGTTTTATCCAGAGGACAGTCGCTTCTGGGAATATCAGAATACCGGTGCCGGTACAGCCGACGCTTCCAATACAGCGAGACGTCAGTTGAGTGACACCGATGCGGCACAATATACCCGTAGTCATATTTTGTCTGGCTGGCAACCCGATGTTTCTCTCGGCTCAGAAAGCGTACTCAAAGGTCAGGTCATTCACGCACGTATGCGTTTCCCTGCCAATGTCCGTCTGAAAGGCAGTAGCGGCCAGACAGTAACGACGTTGACTGATTCTGCCGGATATTATCAAGTTTCAATTGCAGGTATGACCCCACCAATTCTGGTTGCGGTTGACGATCAAAGTGGCTCTTCCTGTCTTCATCGAGAGGCCTACCAATCGGTCTGTGCCAGCGCTCTGGTCAGTGATATCACCAATAACGGCACGACGATCGGCAACGTGAATCCGTTCAGTGATTTGATCGTTTCCGAGCTTGCTGCACATGAAGGGATCAACGGCCCGGCCTTACTGAATGACATGGATAAACTCCCGGTCTTTTCAGCAGCAGTACTCCAACAGGCGCAGCAAAATTTCAGAACGGCTTTCCAGTCTGTAGCTGACGCATACGGTATTGATGCGCAACAAGCATGGGATCCTGTCAGTTATGCTGATATCTATGAGCCGGTCATCCGTAAACTTGCCAGTCAGGTCATCCATAATCGCGGCTATGACACCAGTACAGGATTAACGGCAAAAACCGCCCTGACCGACCTGTCATTTCATTCGATCCTTGCCGCAAAGACGGTTGCAGGATACCGAGTCACCGGGGAACAGCTTGACGACACTCAGCAACAGATCCAATCGGCCAAGCGTCGAATATTTCTTGTCGGTGATTCAACCGTCTCAAACTATGACGATGAAGTTTTTCCACGCATGGGATGGGGACAAGCATTTGCTGAGATGGTGTCCAATGGTCATCAGTTACAGGTGGTCAATGCCGCTCGCTCAGGACGCAGTTCAAAAGATTTCATCAATGCCCGCTGGCTCAGCCAGATTGAGTCGCTTGTCCAGCCTCATGATTTCCTGCTCATTCAGTTTGGACACAATGATGAGAAGTGTAACGGTGCAAAAGCAGGGCGAGGATCGGTTGATGTTGCGAACTTATGTACCTACCCGAATGATGCTTGGGGTAATCCTCAATACCCATTTTCTGCATGGAACAATTCCTTCCAACACTCATTGGAAAGATACCTGAATTTTGCCCGTCGTCATCACATGCACCCAGTGCTGATCACCCCGGTCCCTCGTGCGAAAAGTATCTATGGTGGCAATGGCACGCCAATTAAGTCAAACCAGCATGTCACGACGCAAAATGCAGAGAATGGCTATCAATATGTCGGAAACTATACGCAAACGATTGAAGAAACTGCACAGATCAATCATGTACCGTTGATTGATCTACAAACTTTGGTCATTGATATGGCAAACCAGACAACCGGTGATGCGTGGAAATCGATCTGGCTGGCCGTTGATCCGGCACAATATCCATACTATGCCAATCGGACCGGTTCACTCGCGAAACCCGATACAACTCACTTCCAACAGCAAGGTGCACAACGGATTGCCCAACTCGTGATTGAAGCCATTCACCAAAATCCTTCCCTCCATCACCTTGCGCAACAACTGCCTAGTCCAGCGTATGACCGATTCTGA
- the folE gene encoding GTP cyclohydrolase I FolE, with protein sequence MSGLSESALLVKNALENRGLETPMRPNPIGREEKKEKIEYHMREILNLLGLDLTDDSLEETPHRIAKMYVDEVFSGLDYHNFPKITLIENKMKVSEMVRVKDITVTSTCEHHLVTIDGKAAVAYIPRGKIIGLSKINRIVRFFSQRPQVQERMTQQILVALQALLETDDVAVTIDATHYCVKARGVMDATSETTTTALGGLFKSNPATRSEFLHGLLG encoded by the coding sequence ATGTCAGGTCTGAGCGAGTCTGCTTTGCTGGTCAAAAATGCACTCGAAAATCGTGGTTTAGAAACGCCGATGCGTCCGAATCCTATTGGACGAGAAGAGAAGAAAGAAAAAATAGAATATCATATGCGTGAAATTCTCAATCTGCTCGGACTGGATTTAACTGACGATAGCCTTGAAGAAACACCACATCGTATTGCTAAGATGTATGTGGATGAAGTGTTTTCCGGCCTTGATTATCACAATTTTCCGAAGATCACCCTGATTGAAAATAAAATGAAAGTCAGTGAGATGGTACGGGTCAAAGACATCACCGTAACGAGTACCTGTGAGCACCACTTGGTCACCATTGACGGAAAAGCGGCCGTTGCCTACATTCCCCGAGGCAAAATTATCGGTTTATCAAAAATTAACCGGATTGTGCGTTTCTTTTCCCAGCGTCCGCAGGTGCAGGAAAGAATGACCCAGCAGATTCTGGTTGCGTTACAAGCACTGTTAGAAACAGATGATGTCGCGGTGACGATTGACGCGACTCATTATTGTGTTAAAGCCCGTGGCGTGATGGATGCAACTAGTGAAACGACGACGACCGCATTGGGTGGATTGTTCAAGTCTAACCCTGCGACGCGCTCCGAATTTTTACATGGACTTTTAGGGTAA